From a region of the Neobacillus niacini genome:
- a CDS encoding class I SAM-dependent methyltransferase produces the protein MDIKKDVQQQFGKNAASYVSSPIHKDGKDLLKMVEMAVIYGQEVLLDIATGGGHTANAFAPLVKKVTAVDLTGEMLTAAESFITENGHQNVEFVQGDAEQLPFTDESFEIVTCRIAPHHFPNVDLFIKEVYRVLKPGGQFLLDDNVVPEWKEYDEFYNTIEKIRDYSHFRAWKKSEWIQKLEDSDLEVFEWHRFEKTFQFESWCANMKLPESEKIHLTKFILESSDKIKDKFRILIQDEKIISFNGEAIILKALKRK, from the coding sequence ATGGATATTAAAAAAGACGTTCAACAGCAATTTGGAAAAAATGCTGCTTCGTACGTTTCAAGTCCTATTCATAAGGATGGGAAAGACTTATTGAAGATGGTAGAAATGGCAGTAATCTATGGTCAGGAAGTACTGCTCGATATAGCCACAGGCGGTGGGCATACTGCCAATGCGTTTGCACCTTTAGTTAAAAAAGTGACAGCGGTTGACCTTACCGGAGAAATGTTGACAGCGGCTGAGAGTTTTATTACAGAAAACGGTCATCAAAATGTGGAATTTGTTCAAGGTGACGCAGAGCAGCTCCCTTTTACCGATGAATCGTTTGAGATTGTTACCTGCAGGATTGCGCCACATCATTTTCCTAATGTGGATTTATTCATAAAGGAAGTATATCGAGTATTGAAGCCGGGCGGTCAATTTTTATTGGATGATAATGTTGTACCTGAATGGAAAGAATATGATGAATTTTACAATACGATAGAGAAAATACGTGATTATAGTCATTTCCGTGCGTGGAAAAAATCAGAATGGATTCAAAAACTTGAGGATAGTGATTTAGAAGTTTTTGAATGGCATCGTTTTGAGAAGACGTTTCAATTTGAATCGTGGTGTGCAAATATGAAGCTTCCGGAATCAGAAAAAATTCATTTGACTAAATTTATTCTTGAATCTTCCGATAAGATTAAAGATAAATTTAGAATACTCATACAGGATGAAAAAATTATTTCATTTAATGGGGAAGCGATTATTTTGAAGGCGTTAAAACGTAAGTAA
- a CDS encoding tyrosine-type recombinase/integrase: MSKRRSQLSDDELRISTKTTFVTTDEEALKLFYEECHLKNLRPHTIKYYRENLQSKDQPLVNMIERDIKLMILDMQERGLKITTINTKLRALRCFFNFLYTNKHIKKNPMANVKLLKQRKEVVPSFSKEQVKLLFSLCNKRTFVGIRDYTIMLLMLDTAIRLNELVNIELTDVKEHEIIIRETKTFFERVVPMSKKLKEQMDIWIKIRGNCHTDKLFINVDGDELKKRSIQNRIEHYAKLSGITNVRVSAHTFRHSSAKFFIQNGGNAFHLQQLLGHTSLEITKKYVNLWSKDVAESHKQYGALNNIF; encoded by the coding sequence GTGAGTAAAAGAAGGAGTCAGCTTTCAGATGATGAATTACGAATTTCCACCAAGACAACATTCGTCACAACTGACGAAGAAGCACTAAAATTGTTTTACGAAGAATGCCATCTTAAAAATTTACGCCCCCATACCATCAAATACTATCGAGAAAATTTACAATCAAAAGACCAGCCATTAGTCAACATGATTGAACGTGACATTAAATTAATGATTTTGGATATGCAAGAAAGGGGATTGAAAATAACAACCATAAACACAAAGCTACGAGCACTACGATGTTTTTTCAACTTTTTGTATACCAATAAACATATCAAAAAAAATCCTATGGCTAACGTAAAACTTTTAAAACAGCGCAAAGAAGTTGTGCCATCATTCTCTAAGGAGCAGGTAAAACTATTATTTTCGCTTTGTAACAAACGTACTTTTGTTGGCATTCGTGATTACACCATTATGTTGTTAATGCTTGATACTGCAATTCGACTCAATGAGCTGGTCAATATCGAACTTACAGACGTAAAGGAACATGAGATCATTATAAGGGAAACCAAAACATTCTTTGAGCGTGTAGTTCCTATGAGCAAGAAATTGAAGGAACAAATGGATATTTGGATTAAAATTCGTGGCAATTGTCACACTGATAAACTTTTCATCAATGTCGATGGAGACGAACTCAAAAAACGGAGCATTCAAAACAGGATTGAGCATTACGCCAAACTATCTGGAATTACAAATGTTCGTGTTTCAGCTCATACATTCAGACATTCATCAGCTAAATTTTTCATTCAAAATGGTGGCAACGCTTTTCACTTACAACAATTGCTTGGTCATACTTCGTTAGAAATTACAAAGAAATATGTAAATCTTTGGTCAAAAGACGTAGCCGAAAGCCATAAGCAATACGGAGCCTTAAATAATATTTTTTAG
- a CDS encoding putative phage abortive infection protein codes for MKNWLDNPIQKKEYNEKIFSNVDTINQEGLDEVYKTFHELYGNQIGHYMRFNYRIVKFIVNNVANDENEQKEILEKYGRETIIGDRRYYFGMLRAQWSNAEFELILINSLYSENRKFKELILKYDVLDIEDTENKADTFKLKDSMNKFKAYRKLIEVKK; via the coding sequence TTGAAAAATTGGTTAGATAACCCTATCCAAAAAAAGGAATATAATGAAAAGATTTTTAGTAATGTTGACACTATTAATCAAGAGGGGTTAGATGAAGTCTATAAAACATTTCATGAATTATATGGCAATCAAATTGGACATTACATGAGATTTAACTATCGAATAGTTAAATTTATAGTAAATAATGTAGCAAATGATGAAAATGAACAAAAAGAAATTTTGGAAAAATATGGACGTGAAACAATTATCGGAGATAGGAGATATTACTTTGGTATGTTACGAGCTCAATGGTCTAATGCTGAGTTTGAGTTAATCCTTATTAATTCTCTTTATTCGGAGAATCGAAAATTTAAGGAATTAATTTTGAAATATGATGTTTTAGATATCGAGGATACTGAAAATAAGGCAGATACTTTCAAACTTAAAGATAGTATGAATAAGTTCAAAGCTTATAGAAAATTGATAGAAGTAAAAAAATAA
- a CDS encoding DEAD/DEAH box helicase: MEKKFNYITEILTKADLKLMLDNKEGFTLIVSPTGTGKSTFIIEDIIKPHFENENYGFGKGKYHELAGKKILVMANRTAVVLKFNDDVEKACEEMGIFRAKGVTVASYQKLSAHDEMLLAIDEAEIILCDEAHYFIADAWNGTTGTIMDKILEVSDRKPVIFFTATPQQIIKYFNNKGLTYKELDYRNVLGFNDRMDFICTNKDLKQIIKGIDKNEKIMVFVADMTSRVMIAKMCHKYRQKGYKIEFYHSVWVKTDDGRFNGLKIPQMAAKVGQLVANKKV, from the coding sequence ATGGAGAAAAAATTTAACTACATTACGGAAATATTAACCAAAGCTGATTTGAAATTGATGTTGGACAACAAGGAAGGATTTACACTAATTGTTTCACCTACAGGAACTGGAAAATCCACCTTCATTATTGAAGACATTATCAAACCCCATTTTGAAAATGAAAACTATGGCTTCGGTAAAGGAAAGTATCATGAATTAGCCGGTAAGAAAATTTTAGTAATGGCTAATCGAACTGCCGTTGTTTTGAAGTTTAATGATGATGTTGAAAAAGCTTGTGAAGAAATGGGGATTTTTAGAGCTAAAGGCGTAACTGTAGCCAGTTATCAAAAGTTGTCTGCTCATGATGAAATGCTTTTAGCGATAGATGAAGCAGAAATAATCCTATGTGATGAAGCCCATTACTTTATTGCAGACGCTTGGAATGGTACCACAGGTACAATCATGGATAAAATTCTTGAAGTATCTGATAGAAAACCAGTTATTTTCTTTACCGCTACACCACAGCAAATTATAAAGTACTTCAATAATAAAGGTTTAACTTACAAGGAACTGGATTACAGAAATGTGCTTGGGTTTAATGACCGAATGGACTTCATCTGTACTAATAAGGATCTTAAACAAATCATTAAGGGAATTGATAAAAACGAAAAGATAATGGTATTTGTTGCAGATATGACTTCCAGAGTAATGATTGCAAAAATGTGCCATAAATATCGGCAAAAAGGCTACAAAATAGAGTTTTATCATTCCGTATGGGTAAAAACTGATGATGGCAGATTTAATGGTTTAAAAATACCTCAAATGGCTGCTAAAGTTGGACAACTGGTTGCCAATAAAAAGGTTTGA
- a CDS encoding HNH endonuclease signature motif containing protein, translating into MPFMKLCSCGKRVPNTTICECKIEANRIRNREKNKRNAVETKFLKSAAWKKKRLKIIKRDGEVCQRCLIKWNIETTNPLEVHHIKPRSTHPELRLDDDNLITLCKSCNTQLGTKPLDFMPKPPRGCFF; encoded by the coding sequence ATGCCTTTCATGAAATTATGTAGCTGCGGTAAAAGGGTACCTAATACTACTATATGTGAATGTAAAATAGAAGCAAATCGGATTAGGAACAGAGAAAAAAATAAGCGTAATGCAGTGGAAACTAAATTTCTTAAATCAGCAGCATGGAAAAAGAAACGATTGAAAATCATTAAACGTGATGGTGAAGTCTGTCAGCGCTGTTTAATTAAGTGGAATATTGAAACAACAAACCCCCTTGAGGTTCATCATATAAAGCCACGTAGCACACATCCTGAGTTGCGTTTGGATGATGATAATTTAATAACACTTTGTAAATCATGTAACACTCAACTGGGAACGAAACCACTTGATTTCATGCCAAAGCCCCCTAGAGGGTGTTTTTTTTAG
- a CDS encoding winged helix-turn-helix domain-containing protein encodes MSAIVVQHLIERDYKFVSKEELLNVWEEDEQPEDSTIRANISRLRRKVRGCIPDDHNGIIVSKRGIGYRWRCAFPTKIIKQI; translated from the coding sequence ATGAGTGCCATCGTGGTTCAGCATTTGATTGAAAGGGATTATAAATTTGTTAGTAAGGAAGAGCTATTAAATGTTTGGGAAGAGGACGAGCAACCAGAAGATAGCACAATTAGAGCCAATATCTCAAGGCTTAGGAGAAAAGTAAGGGGCTGCATACCTGACGATCATAATGGAATAATAGTTTCCAAGAGAGGAATTGGTTATCGTTGGAGATGTGCTTTTCCTACGAAGATTATAAAACAAATTTAA
- a CDS encoding gamma-glutamylcyclotransferase, whose protein sequence is MMIKIFVYGTLRKGEVNAHLLKGATCIAEQCWTNGLLYDTGCGFPAMKQSQTSRIYGELYSVSASTLKRLDQLEGYTVGGTNNLYERIEQTVYTDKGHSIAYIYVASHVNVGKRIIPNGDWKEHNLLLMQNDSVLYFAYGSCMDQKRIREAGFGHYFRNMRGVGILTNYTLRFTRKSTEDGMGRADIVEEGGRVEGKVYEIPVKVLKEYLYGREGAPKAYRPTFVTIECNGKKVQALTFVVTNKMEESAPPQWYQDEILRGAKGYLNEDYISKIKSHMKNLEKSNRIMGGM, encoded by the coding sequence ATGATGATTAAAATCTTTGTTTATGGAACGTTGCGCAAAGGAGAAGTAAATGCCCACCTATTAAAAGGTGCCACATGCATCGCTGAGCAGTGCTGGACAAATGGATTACTGTATGACACAGGATGTGGCTTTCCGGCAATGAAACAATCACAAACTTCACGAATTTATGGTGAATTATACTCAGTTTCAGCAAGTACTTTAAAAAGACTAGACCAACTAGAAGGATATACCGTAGGCGGAACAAACAACTTATATGAAAGAATTGAACAAACGGTTTATACAGACAAAGGCCATTCAATTGCTTATATATATGTAGCTAGTCATGTAAATGTAGGTAAAAGGATCATACCAAATGGTGATTGGAAGGAGCACAACCTTTTATTGATGCAGAATGATTCTGTTCTTTATTTTGCATATGGAAGCTGCATGGACCAAAAACGTATTCGTGAGGCTGGGTTCGGCCATTACTTCCGAAATATGCGTGGAGTCGGTATATTAACGAACTATACTCTCAGGTTTACAAGGAAATCAACAGAAGACGGAATGGGTCGTGCTGATATTGTAGAAGAAGGTGGAAGAGTAGAAGGAAAAGTATATGAAATTCCTGTTAAAGTATTAAAGGAATACTTATATGGTCGTGAAGGCGCACCTAAAGCATATCGCCCTACTTTTGTAACGATTGAATGTAACGGAAAGAAAGTTCAGGCGCTAACCTTTGTCGTAACAAACAAAATGGAAGAAAGTGCTCCACCTCAATGGTATCAAGATGAAATTCTTCGAGGTGCAAAAGGTTATCTAAATGAAGACTATATTTCAAAAATAAAAAGCCATATGAAAAACTTAGAAAAATCAAATCGTATAATGGGAGGTATGTAA
- a CDS encoding ABC transporter substrate-binding protein, with product MRRSRFLIGLIVMVFLLSACSSGKSSTSSESTVTKTSETSSEPVYGGTLVRAAIYGDPQNLDPMLRTHGTNTSMVTWNIFEPLIRYDAAKGEFVAANAEKWEVSSDGTVYSFTLKKGVKFHNGREVKAEDFKYTMERVLNPKSASPNAGSLLAIVGSQEFMSGAATEVSGIKVVDDYNLEITISKPDNTFLNNMSLPFTAAVPKEVVEEKGDKFGQEPVGAGPFKFSSWIRDSEIVLEGYEDYHAGKPYLEKVVYKIMGDQTARDNSFASKQLDMMLLGDAQYQRYKSDPTYKNSIVEVPELFTRNLKFNLEKEGPWQDVLVREAINHAIDRETIIKTVLQDKAYSAEGALPASIKGYNENVTSYEYDPEKAKELLKEAGYEDGFTLPILTTSHPAFGLPAVEALSGFLGEVGIKVETEQVDFATLTDRLNNGDYSTAMSSNGGYTHPVEFLARYFHSKNKGASGNTSNYENPEVDVVLDKALQTTDDQEMISLAREAEEIVMKDAPWWFFNYNKAVIVHQPWVKGLEPVPTDIDFQDLTKVWIDESLK from the coding sequence ATGAGAAGAAGTCGTTTTCTAATAGGGCTAATTGTAATGGTATTTCTTTTAAGTGCTTGTAGTAGTGGAAAAAGTTCTACATCCTCAGAGTCTACTGTAACCAAAACCTCTGAAACTAGTTCAGAACCGGTGTATGGCGGTACGTTAGTTAGAGCAGCCATATATGGTGATCCACAAAACCTGGACCCAATGTTACGTACACACGGAACCAATACTTCCATGGTTACTTGGAATATTTTTGAACCTCTCATTCGTTATGATGCTGCAAAAGGAGAGTTTGTGGCAGCCAATGCTGAAAAGTGGGAAGTGAGCAGCGACGGTACGGTTTATTCTTTTACATTAAAGAAAGGAGTCAAATTCCATAATGGAAGAGAAGTTAAGGCTGAGGACTTTAAATATACGATGGAGCGAGTCCTTAATCCAAAGAGTGCTTCTCCTAATGCAGGAAGCTTACTCGCGATAGTAGGAAGTCAGGAATTTATGAGTGGGGCAGCAACGGAAGTAAGTGGCATTAAGGTCGTAGATGACTACAATTTAGAAATCACAATCTCAAAACCAGATAATACGTTCCTTAACAATATGTCTCTTCCTTTTACCGCAGCAGTACCGAAAGAAGTAGTGGAAGAAAAAGGAGATAAGTTTGGACAAGAGCCTGTAGGAGCTGGACCATTTAAATTTTCAAGCTGGATTCGAGACAGTGAAATTGTCCTTGAAGGATATGAAGACTACCATGCAGGTAAACCATACTTAGAAAAAGTAGTTTACAAGATTATGGGTGATCAAACTGCCCGTGATAACTCTTTTGCTTCAAAACAGCTGGATATGATGTTACTTGGGGATGCGCAATACCAAAGATATAAGAGTGACCCTACTTATAAAAACTCGATTGTAGAAGTGCCGGAATTATTTACGCGTAACTTAAAGTTTAATCTTGAAAAAGAAGGACCATGGCAAGATGTTCTTGTTCGTGAAGCCATCAACCATGCGATTGACCGTGAAACGATTATTAAAACCGTCCTTCAGGATAAAGCTTATTCAGCGGAAGGAGCACTTCCAGCGTCTATCAAAGGATATAACGAGAATGTAACGAGTTATGAATATGATCCTGAGAAGGCAAAAGAATTATTAAAAGAAGCTGGATATGAAGATGGATTTACGTTACCAATTTTAACTACTTCCCACCCTGCATTTGGATTGCCTGCAGTTGAGGCATTAAGTGGATTTTTGGGAGAGGTTGGAATCAAGGTTGAAACAGAACAAGTTGATTTTGCAACGTTGACAGATCGTTTAAATAACGGAGATTACTCAACTGCCATGTCTTCAAATGGTGGATACACTCATCCAGTTGAGTTCCTAGCTCGATATTTCCACAGTAAAAATAAGGGAGCTTCAGGAAATACAAGTAATTACGAAAATCCAGAGGTTGATGTTGTACTGGATAAAGCTCTTCAAACGACTGATGATCAGGAAATGATCAGCCTTGCAAGAGAAGCGGAGGAAATCGTAATGAAAGATGCTCCATGGTGGTTCTTCAACTACAACAAAGCAGTAATTGTTCATCAGCCATGGGTAAAGGGTTTAGAGCCAGTACCAACGGATATCGATTTTCAGGATTTGACGAAAGTGTGGATTGACGAATCACTTAAATAA
- a CDS encoding ABC transporter permease, translated as MISYGVKRLVEAIPIWIAITLIVFILMNIIPGDPVAQLMDARSGALDKQVIEQIREQWGLNDPLYAQYFHFLQGLVQGDLGTSYQTRSAVTELLMERIPVTFQITLLGLFVAIIVGITLGIVGALYRGSWIDSMVSSFSIAGVSVPSFFLGLMLMYVFAVQFQLLPASGYAAGELKYLILPSVTLGLAVSGVIARITRSSMIDILKMDYMTTAYSKGISHFKIIIQHGLKNALPPILTIIGVQMGLLLSGAVITETIFGLPGIGRLLIDGILQRDLPTVQGCVVFIATVFLVVNLLTDICCRLIDPRIRVEA; from the coding sequence ATGATTTCATACGGTGTTAAGCGATTAGTAGAAGCCATCCCGATATGGATTGCAATCACACTCATTGTTTTTATCTTAATGAATATTATCCCGGGAGATCCAGTGGCTCAATTAATGGATGCGAGATCAGGGGCCTTGGATAAACAAGTGATAGAACAAATCAGGGAGCAGTGGGGTCTTAATGACCCGCTGTATGCTCAATACTTTCACTTTCTTCAAGGTCTGGTTCAAGGAGATTTAGGAACTTCCTATCAAACGAGAAGTGCTGTGACGGAATTGCTGATGGAGCGAATTCCCGTTACCTTTCAAATTACATTATTAGGATTATTTGTGGCAATTATCGTCGGAATTACTCTCGGAATTGTCGGTGCTCTTTATCGTGGATCTTGGATTGATTCCATGGTCAGTTCCTTTTCCATTGCAGGAGTTTCAGTCCCTTCCTTCTTTTTGGGACTGATGCTCATGTATGTATTTGCTGTTCAATTCCAGCTGTTACCTGCTTCAGGGTATGCAGCTGGTGAGTTAAAATATCTCATTTTACCTTCCGTCACGCTTGGATTGGCTGTAAGTGGAGTCATTGCTCGTATTACAAGGTCTTCCATGATCGATATTTTAAAAATGGACTATATGACGACTGCTTATTCAAAAGGAATATCTCATTTCAAAATCATTATCCAGCATGGATTGAAAAATGCTTTACCGCCAATCTTGACGATTATCGGTGTTCAAATGGGACTTTTGCTTTCTGGTGCCGTGATTACCGAAACGATATTTGGCTTACCAGGAATCGGGCGCCTGCTTATTGATGGAATTTTACAAAGAGATCTTCCGACTGTTCAGGGCTGTGTCGTTTTTATTGCAACGGTATTCTTAGTCGTAAATTTACTAACAGACATCTGCTGCCGATTGATTGACCCAAGAATTCGAGTAGAAGCATAA
- a CDS encoding ABC transporter permease: METVESTVIQSDLVLPRKKTKRRKMKFSFSMLGMGAAGALVLGTIAVPFLTPYNPNVNDLTAVLQAPSSTHWFGTDHLGRDIFTRVLYGGQISLIIAVVVQIISVVIGGLLGLFAGYFGGKTDKVIMAITNIIFSFPGLLFAIAIMAALGPSIINLILALGLVSWPEMCRLVRSQTLSLKEREFVEGGHALGANVFRILFRYILPNCYGNMAVIATLGMASTILSEASLSFLGLGVQAPDPSWGSMVNQGKDYMFLAPWYLFVPGIVMFITILGINLCGDALRDYFDPKMKSSR; the protein is encoded by the coding sequence ATGGAAACAGTGGAATCAACGGTTATCCAGTCGGATCTAGTATTACCTAGGAAGAAAACGAAAAGGCGAAAGATGAAATTTTCCTTTTCGATGCTAGGAATGGGGGCAGCTGGTGCATTAGTACTTGGGACCATCGCCGTCCCTTTTCTAACACCTTATAATCCTAACGTCAATGATTTAACAGCTGTATTACAGGCACCTTCTTCGACACACTGGTTTGGAACAGACCATTTAGGCCGTGATATTTTCACCAGAGTTTTATATGGCGGGCAAATATCGCTCATCATCGCCGTTGTTGTCCAAATTATTTCAGTTGTCATCGGAGGACTGTTAGGGCTATTTGCCGGTTATTTTGGAGGAAAAACCGATAAGGTTATCATGGCGATAACGAATATCATTTTTAGTTTCCCGGGGCTTTTATTCGCGATTGCGATTATGGCCGCTTTAGGGCCTAGTATTATTAATCTTATCCTTGCCCTAGGCTTAGTAAGCTGGCCTGAAATGTGCCGACTTGTCCGTTCGCAAACTCTTTCTTTAAAGGAAAGAGAGTTTGTAGAAGGTGGGCATGCATTAGGCGCAAATGTATTTCGAATTCTCTTTCGCTACATTCTGCCAAACTGCTACGGAAATATGGCTGTTATCGCAACCCTGGGAATGGCCTCGACGATTTTGTCGGAAGCGAGTTTAAGCTTCTTGGGATTAGGTGTTCAAGCACCCGATCCAAGCTGGGGATCGATGGTCAATCAGGGGAAGGATTACATGTTTTTAGCCCCTTGGTATTTATTCGTTCCAGGTATCGTGATGTTTATAACTATACTAGGTATCAATTTGTGTGGAGATGCACTACGTGATTATTTTGATCCTAAAATGAAATCGTCCAGATAG
- a CDS encoding ABC transporter ATP-binding protein yields the protein MSTLLDVRDLRVGFSKNDEITEVIRGIDFSLKKGESLGIVGESGCGKSMTSLAIMGLLKNKGLIATQGEILWNGDNLLNHRSKDWRNIRGNEIAMIFQEPMTALNPLITIGSQITEQILAHQSVSKKEARKIAIEMLETVGIPSAANRMRAYPHELSGGMRQRIMIAMGICCQPGLLIADEPTTALDVTIQAQILDLLSSLIKKMDMSMILVTHDLGVVANHCQRVLVMYAGKIMEEATKEELFAKPLHPYTQGLLKSVNSIEEKGERIYSIPGVVPLAGEIKSGCVFYDRCPFAEERCSAEEPPLMEAAEGRRVSCWRYNEFFEGSGEPWKLQ from the coding sequence ATGAGTACTCTTCTCGATGTGCGTGATTTGAGAGTGGGATTTAGTAAAAATGATGAAATTACCGAAGTGATTAGAGGGATTGATTTTTCACTAAAAAAGGGAGAAAGTCTTGGGATTGTTGGAGAGTCAGGCTGCGGGAAAAGCATGACCTCGCTCGCCATCATGGGGTTGTTGAAAAATAAGGGACTCATTGCCACACAAGGTGAAATTCTCTGGAACGGTGATAATTTGTTAAACCATCGAAGTAAGGATTGGCGAAACATTCGCGGAAATGAAATCGCGATGATTTTTCAAGAGCCAATGACAGCCTTGAACCCTTTGATTACCATCGGGAGCCAAATTACCGAACAAATTCTAGCGCATCAATCCGTTAGTAAGAAGGAAGCTCGGAAAATAGCGATTGAAATGCTGGAGACTGTTGGAATCCCATCAGCTGCTAATCGAATGCGTGCTTATCCCCATGAACTATCTGGAGGAATGAGGCAGCGGATTATGATCGCCATGGGCATTTGCTGCCAGCCAGGGTTATTGATTGCAGATGAACCGACAACGGCTTTAGATGTAACCATCCAAGCTCAGATTCTTGATTTGCTATCCTCGTTAATTAAAAAAATGGATATGTCCATGATCCTGGTTACTCATGATTTAGGGGTAGTTGCAAACCATTGCCAAAGAGTTTTAGTGATGTACGCCGGAAAAATAATGGAGGAGGCAACGAAGGAGGAACTGTTCGCCAAGCCGCTGCATCCCTATACACAGGGATTATTGAAATCAGTCAATTCTATAGAAGAAAAGGGTGAACGGATTTATTCAATTCCAGGTGTTGTCCCATTAGCAGGTGAAATCAAATCGGGCTGTGTCTTTTATGATCGCTGTCCATTTGCAGAAGAACGATGCAGCGCTGAGGAACCTCCATTAATGGAAGCGGCCGAAGGCAGGAGAGTGAGCTGCTGGCGTTACAATGAATTTTTCGAGGGGAGTGGAGAACCGTGGAAACTGCAGTAG
- a CDS encoding ABC transporter ATP-binding protein: MEIKHLKKYFPVNQGIMSRLKREDRPVVKAVDDVNFSIYSGETLALVGESGCGKSTTGRSLLRLIEPTEGTVLFEGKDILKLSGEELKNTRRDMQIVFQDPYASLHPRMTVREIISEPLYIHNIDTKAEREKRVEFLMDKVGLSQKVKNRFPHEFSGGQRQRIGIAKALALNPKLVICDEPVSALDVSVQAQVINLFKDLQKEFSLTYLFISHDLSVINHISDRVGVMYLGKLVEIAETSELFDRPAHPYTQALLSARPMIHQKDRLERIILEGELPTPLNPPKGCRFHTRCPFKMERCKVEEPVMKEIGAKHQAACHLV, translated from the coding sequence ATGGAAATAAAACATTTAAAAAAATATTTTCCAGTCAACCAAGGAATCATGAGTCGTTTAAAAAGGGAGGATCGACCCGTCGTAAAAGCGGTAGATGATGTGAATTTTAGCATCTATTCTGGAGAGACACTTGCTCTTGTTGGGGAATCTGGATGCGGGAAAAGTACAACGGGACGTTCGCTATTAAGGTTAATCGAACCAACGGAAGGTACGGTTCTTTTCGAAGGAAAAGACATCCTGAAGCTTTCGGGTGAGGAATTAAAGAATACAAGAAGAGACATGCAGATTGTTTTTCAGGATCCCTATGCCTCCTTGCACCCAAGGATGACCGTTCGTGAAATCATTAGTGAACCTTTGTACATTCATAATATAGACACAAAAGCAGAAAGGGAAAAGAGAGTAGAGTTTTTGATGGATAAGGTTGGACTTTCTCAGAAAGTGAAGAATCGCTTTCCTCATGAATTTTCTGGGGGGCAAAGGCAGCGGATTGGGATTGCAAAAGCGTTAGCCTTGAATCCAAAATTAGTGATTTGTGATGAACCGGTCTCAGCACTTGATGTTTCGGTGCAGGCTCAGGTCATTAATTTGTTTAAGGATCTGCAGAAGGAATTTTCCTTAACCTATCTCTTTATCTCTCATGATTTAAGTGTGATTAACCATATTTCTGATCGTGTGGGTGTGATGTATCTTGGAAAGCTGGTCGAAATTGCCGAAACATCGGAGCTTTTTGATCGTCCGGCACATCCGTATACACAAGCATTGTTATCGGCAAGGCCGATGATTCATCAGAAGGATCGATTGGAACGGATTATTTTAGAAGGAGAATTGCCTACTCCTCTCAATCCGCCAAAGGGCTGCCGCTTCCATACTCGTTGTCCATTTAAGATGGAAAGATGTAAAGTCGAAGAGCCGGTCATGAAAGAAATTGGAGCAAAACATCAAGCAGCCTGTCATTTAGTTTAG